In the Candidatus Electrothrix rattekaaiensis genome, one interval contains:
- a CDS encoding cytochrome ubiquinol oxidase subunit I — protein MAVVILVHVFFAFFAVGGSVLAVFSEWWGIKKKDNDYIRLARSVSGFLSDMMKINGVLGVAIVVLTIGLWPPFGAFLYSMQFWPFLAEGGVFLLLMIFAVIYHNTWDSVSRGMHIFYGLCTAFFSIAAGVLINAIWAFMMVPGKWMETQSRWDAFNTPILIESTFHIILPCLINGALLIFVWTYWKSTKPSEDQQYYAKVNRFTGVIGGTLLFLQPISGISFLFKVKSATEALPKPNPWAQLTGGAATPFLYTMIGLATVAVICTILYWVKGHEKGRKALLAASIAMFIAFFIGGFTRERARKPYLIWGTMRMDQQLTRAYQEKINPKEAIEQTGSGSQAVQAAPADGAQVFKTFQCQACHVYKGQGGSNGPDISNLSQRYDKKALMGFINQPPEPANMVMPPFNGSEAELEALADYLLKN, from the coding sequence ATGGCGGTAGTTATACTGGTTCACGTTTTTTTTGCTTTTTTTGCAGTCGGCGGTTCTGTGCTGGCTGTTTTTTCTGAATGGTGGGGAATCAAAAAAAAGGACAACGACTACATAAGGCTGGCTCGGAGTGTGTCAGGTTTTCTTTCCGACATGATGAAGATCAACGGTGTGCTCGGTGTCGCTATAGTGGTGCTGACCATCGGTCTGTGGCCTCCGTTTGGTGCTTTTCTTTACTCAATGCAGTTTTGGCCTTTTCTGGCTGAGGGAGGTGTTTTTTTACTGCTGATGATTTTTGCCGTTATCTATCATAACACGTGGGATTCTGTTTCTCGTGGCATGCATATTTTTTACGGCTTATGTACCGCTTTTTTTTCCATAGCGGCCGGAGTCCTGATTAATGCCATCTGGGCCTTCATGATGGTTCCCGGTAAGTGGATGGAAACGCAGAGTCGTTGGGATGCCTTTAATACCCCTATTCTTATTGAGTCCACTTTTCATATTATTTTACCCTGTCTGATCAACGGTGCTCTGCTTATTTTTGTCTGGACCTATTGGAAATCCACGAAACCGAGTGAGGATCAGCAGTATTATGCCAAGGTCAACCGATTTACCGGAGTAATCGGCGGTACCCTGCTTTTTTTGCAACCGATCTCAGGCATATCCTTCCTGTTCAAAGTGAAATCAGCTACAGAGGCACTTCCTAAGCCTAATCCTTGGGCACAGTTGACCGGCGGTGCTGCTACGCCTTTTCTGTACACCATGATTGGACTGGCCACTGTTGCGGTCATCTGCACGATTCTTTACTGGGTTAAAGGACATGAAAAAGGACGTAAGGCCCTACTGGCGGCCTCGATCGCCATGTTCATCGCCTTTTTTATCGGCGGCTTCACCCGTGAAAGGGCCAGAAAACCCTATTTGATCTGGGGCACCATGCGTATGGATCAACAGTTGACCCGTGCGTACCAGGAAAAGATTAATCCCAAAGAGGCTATTGAGCAGACGGGGAGTGGCAGCCAAGCAGTCCAAGCAGCTCCTGCTGACGGTGCTCAGGTATTCAAGACTTTCCAGTGTCAGGCATGTCATGTCTATAAAGGGCAGGGAGGCTCAAACGGTCCTGACATCAGCAACCTGTCGCAGCGGTATGATAAGAAGGCTCTTATGGGATTTATTAACCAGCCGCCGGAACCGGCAAATATGGTTATGCCGCCTTTTAACGGGTCAGAAGCCGAACTTGAAGCTCTTGCGGATTATTTGCTGAAAAACTGA
- a CDS encoding MFS transporter → MDNLTDKLTDKLTNQQESAPVPLEEDAPKGWRKVMQAWLHPRVVTMLFFGFSAGIPILLIFSSLSLWLREAGVSRSAVTFFSWAALGYSFKFVWAPLVDTLPLPFLTRKLGRRRGWLLLAQIAVITAICFMALTDPASGQQNLVTMALAAVMLGFSSATQDIVIDAYRIECAEEDMQALLSSTYIAGYRVGMLVAGAGALYLASWFGTSKDAYSYTAWQYSYLCMAAVMLVGVATTLLIPEPAANSKNYDYPVSYYLRFLFLFVCTVGVFITVFFLSSGLGDLFYGLFRGVTDTVPDTPTISPLVSFLAEAARLVVALLCALIAAFFLMRRNLVDGSMVSQTYINPVLDFFSRYGLHTALLLLALVGFYRISDIILGVVANVFYQDMGFSKQTIASVIKTFGLFMTLLGGFLGGTLTVRYGVMKILFLGALLSSATNLLFMLLANAGNNVPLLYLVISADNLSAGIATTAFVAFLARLTNVSFTAVQYAIFSSLMTLLPKLIGGYSGTMVTSWGYHHFFLVTALMGLPVLVLIWLAGKRLD, encoded by the coding sequence ATGGACAACCTGACGGATAAACTGACGGATAAACTGACGAATCAACAAGAGAGTGCCCCCGTCCCTTTAGAAGAAGATGCACCCAAAGGCTGGAGAAAGGTTATGCAGGCCTGGCTTCACCCTAGGGTGGTGACCATGCTTTTTTTTGGGTTTTCTGCTGGGATCCCCATCCTGCTGATCTTTTCCAGCCTCTCTCTCTGGTTACGGGAGGCCGGGGTAAGTCGTTCCGCTGTTACCTTTTTCAGCTGGGCTGCCTTGGGCTATTCCTTTAAATTCGTCTGGGCACCATTGGTTGACACCCTGCCCTTGCCCTTTCTCACCAGAAAGCTGGGAAGAAGAAGGGGCTGGCTACTGCTGGCCCAGATTGCGGTCATCACGGCCATCTGCTTTATGGCCCTGACCGATCCTGCCAGTGGACAACAAAATCTCGTCACCATGGCCCTAGCAGCCGTTATGCTGGGTTTCTCTTCCGCCACCCAAGACATCGTTATTGACGCCTACCGCATCGAATGCGCAGAAGAAGATATGCAGGCACTCTTGTCTTCGACCTATATTGCTGGGTATCGGGTAGGAATGCTGGTCGCTGGAGCCGGAGCTCTGTATCTGGCATCCTGGTTTGGTACCAGTAAAGATGCCTATAGCTACACAGCTTGGCAGTACAGTTATCTTTGTATGGCCGCAGTCATGCTGGTCGGGGTGGCCACGACCCTGCTCATCCCGGAACCGGCAGCCAATTCCAAGAATTACGATTACCCGGTCAGCTATTATCTCCGTTTTCTCTTCCTCTTTGTCTGCACAGTGGGTGTCTTTATCACCGTCTTCTTTCTCAGCAGCGGCCTAGGTGATTTGTTCTACGGCTTATTCCGTGGAGTAACTGACACTGTTCCTGACACCCCAACCATCAGCCCGCTAGTCTCTTTTCTGGCAGAGGCAGCCCGCTTGGTGGTGGCCCTACTCTGCGCCCTGATCGCCGCCTTTTTTCTGATGCGCCGGAACCTCGTAGACGGCAGCATGGTCAGCCAAACCTATATCAATCCAGTGCTTGATTTTTTCAGTCGCTACGGCCTGCATACAGCCCTGCTTCTCTTAGCCTTGGTGGGATTCTATCGGATCTCGGATATTATTCTGGGAGTGGTTGCTAATGTCTTTTACCAGGACATGGGCTTCTCCAAACAGACCATTGCCAGTGTAATTAAGACCTTTGGTCTCTTTATGACCCTGCTAGGCGGTTTTCTTGGTGGCACCCTGACTGTCCGTTACGGGGTGATGAAAATCCTCTTCCTTGGTGCCCTGCTCTCAAGTGCTACCAACCTACTCTTTATGCTCCTAGCCAATGCGGGCAATAATGTCCCGCTACTCTACCTCGTCATCTCCGCCGATAACCTGAGTGCTGGCATCGCCACCACCGCCTTTGTTGCCTTTCTCGCTAGGCTGACCAATGTCTCCTTCACAGCTGTGCAGTATGCCATCTTCAGCTCCCTCATGACCCTGCTACCCAAGCTGATCGGCGGCTACTCAGGTACTATGGTCACAAGCTGGGGGTATCATCATTTTTTTCTCGTCACCGCCCTGATGGGCCTGCCCGTACTGGTGCTGATCTGGCTGGCCGGAAAAAGGTTGGATTAA
- a CDS encoding AIM24 family protein, whose protein sequence is MDSQIKVFFAGQIQEGCDPQQVRLNLAKLHQVSLEKIEALFTGKRKVVKIVNDYEAARKIEQVYSNAGAVCTLEPPPPGEDEPAPIPASAVEPVAESQKIEPEQQGREQERADADSLSPNLFVSDALETPAAKFEVLTYRSLAGSDNMAVASMIHKAQHSGVRLKQVRITLADSEVILEAGALHFQKGDITIESKVGGVGGLFKKVVSKKLTDESAFKPTYRGSGEIYLEPGFGHFILLSLKDEEIVADKGMFLACQTSVKVGVATQKGLATGLLGGEGFFQTKLSGKGICVLQSPVPVKEIIKVSLNDETLQVDGNFALLRKGNVEFTVNGATKSLIGSMTSGEGILQTFHGTGEVWLAPTQSVYQQLALNGLGGMAGSVKRSRTWTR, encoded by the coding sequence ATGGACTCTCAAATTAAGGTATTTTTTGCCGGACAGATCCAGGAAGGGTGCGACCCTCAGCAGGTACGGCTGAACTTGGCAAAACTTCATCAAGTCTCTCTTGAAAAAATTGAGGCCCTTTTTACCGGCAAACGCAAGGTCGTAAAGATCGTTAATGATTACGAGGCAGCTCGAAAGATTGAGCAGGTCTACAGCAATGCCGGGGCGGTCTGCACTCTTGAACCACCGCCGCCGGGTGAAGATGAGCCTGCACCCATCCCTGCTTCGGCAGTAGAGCCTGTTGCAGAATCCCAGAAAATCGAACCGGAGCAGCAAGGGCGGGAGCAGGAACGGGCCGATGCCGACTCTCTTTCGCCCAACCTCTTTGTTTCGGATGCCCTTGAGACGCCAGCTGCCAAGTTCGAGGTGTTGACGTACCGCTCCCTTGCTGGCAGCGATAATATGGCTGTCGCAAGTATGATTCATAAGGCGCAACACAGTGGTGTCCGCTTAAAACAGGTCAGAATCACCTTGGCGGACAGCGAGGTGATATTGGAAGCCGGGGCACTTCATTTCCAGAAAGGCGATATCACTATTGAGAGTAAGGTCGGTGGAGTAGGGGGACTCTTTAAGAAGGTCGTTTCCAAAAAGCTGACAGATGAGTCCGCCTTTAAACCCACCTACAGGGGGAGTGGCGAGATCTACCTTGAGCCTGGGTTCGGGCACTTTATTCTGCTTTCTCTTAAAGATGAAGAGATTGTTGCGGATAAAGGGATGTTTCTCGCCTGTCAGACCTCGGTGAAGGTGGGCGTTGCCACCCAGAAAGGGCTTGCGACCGGTTTGCTCGGCGGAGAAGGGTTTTTCCAGACCAAGCTGTCTGGAAAAGGTATCTGTGTGCTGCAATCACCGGTTCCTGTCAAGGAGATCATCAAGGTCTCACTTAACGATGAAACGCTTCAGGTTGATGGCAATTTTGCTCTTCTTCGCAAAGGCAATGTGGAATTCACGGTCAACGGTGCAACCAAGTCGTTGATCGGGTCCATGACCAGCGGCGAGGGGATCTTGCAGACCTTTCACGGCACAGGGGAAGTCTGGCTCGCCCCTACCCAGTCGGTGTATCAACAACTGGCTCTGAACGGTCTTGGTGGTATGGCCGGGAGCGTGAAGAGATCAAGAACCTGGACCCGGTAG
- a CDS encoding nucleoside deaminase: MQKTLLLEDEKFMQQALIEARQAIDAGEFPVGCVLVQDSEIIGRARRHNSEGASNNEIDHAEMVALRTLLAEHPGIDCRDITLYSTMEPCLMCYSTLLLSGIRRFVWAYEDVMGGGTSLPLQQLAPLYRDMQVKLVPDVLRKESLSLFARFFERYSYHQDSLLAEYTLVQIQEYRCRLNLNNSTEYNIL, from the coding sequence ATGCAAAAGACATTATTATTAGAGGATGAAAAGTTTATGCAGCAGGCCTTGATCGAAGCCCGTCAGGCCATAGATGCCGGAGAATTTCCGGTGGGCTGCGTACTGGTCCAAGATAGCGAAATCATAGGAAGAGCCCGTCGCCATAACAGTGAAGGAGCCTCTAACAATGAAATCGACCATGCTGAGATGGTAGCCCTGCGCACCCTGCTTGCCGAGCATCCAGGTATTGACTGCCGGGACATTACGCTCTACTCCACAATGGAGCCCTGCCTGATGTGCTACAGCACCCTGCTCCTTTCCGGGATTCGCCGCTTTGTCTGGGCCTATGAGGATGTAATGGGCGGCGGAACCAGCCTGCCCCTGCAACAGCTTGCGCCCCTGTACCGAGACATGCAGGTAAAGTTGGTCCCGGATGTGCTCCGCAAGGAAAGCCTCAGTCTGTTCGCCCGGTTTTTTGAACGATATTCCTATCACCAGGACAGCCTGCTTGCCGAGTATACCCTCGTGCAAATTCAAGAGTACAGATGCCGCCTAAACCTAAACAACAGCACTGAGTATAACATCCTATAA